The following nucleotide sequence is from Candidatus Woesearchaeota archaeon.
GGTAATAATTTTTGACCTACAAACATGAGTATTACATAGATTGGATCATGAACTAATAAATCATAAATTAAACTTTTTGTACCACCCTTAACTGCCCGCTTAAAATAAAACAATCTACTTTTTCGTTCATTAACAGGAGTCGTTTTATAAATTTCACAAGCTTCTTTCACATGCCCAACAAAAAAACCAAATTTTTCAACAATTGGACCAATAAGTGATAATGCTAAAACATGAGTTCCTTGTGACGCTCCAACAAGCACAAAATTCATACGAATTAGAATTTCAAAAACTATTGTTCCTATCGTATTAAAAACCCAGGCAAATGCTTCATCGCGACCAAATGTTTTCATAACATTCCAAAATGGACTTCCTGGAAGAATTATGGGCTTATTTACAAATTCTTTACCTAGCTGCTTATTAGACATATCAATTAAAAAAAAAGTCTGATTTATAAACATTTCCAACTCAAATGGATACTTATTTGACCTAATCATTAAAAAACACAAAAAATTTTATTAATGAGTTCCAAATCTTGTGTTTTATGAAATTAATTATTGTTAGACATGGAGAAACTAAAGACAATATTGAAGGAATTACTCAAGGACAATCAGATAGTCAATTAACACAAAAAGGGATTGACCAAGCAAAAAAAGTAGCAATAAGTTTAAAAGACGAAAAACTTGATTTTGCATATTCTAGTGATCTTTCCAGGACAATGAATACTGCTAAAGAAATTATTCAATTTCATCAAAACTTAGCATTAATTAAAAATTCTGAATTAAGAGAGCAAAACAAAGGAGTTTATGAACGACTACCTCGCTATGTCATTAACGAAGCAGTTGAAAGTGTCGGACTCCCATATTATAAATTTAGACCCTTAGATGGAGAATCAGTTTTAGAAGTTAATGATCGCATTAAAAAATTCTTAGAAGAACTCAAATCCAAACATGATAAAGAAACAATCTTAGTAGTGGGGCATGGAGTTCCAATTGCATGTATGCTCGTTAATTTATTAAATGAAAAAATTGTTAATTTTGCAAAATTTCTTCCAATAGAAAATACAGGAATTTTTGTTATCAATATTAATGGAATGGGAATTGGAGACTTAATTAAACAAAATTGTTCTAAACATTTAATTACAAGTCCAATCTATAATCCCTAAAATTATTAACAAGTTTATCTTTAACACAATTATTTAAATCTAGTTTTACATTTATGACAATTAGAAACATGAGAGTGATTTACTGAGCCACAAGAATTACATTTAACATATTTTGTTTTATGAGGGTGTAATTGAGAGTGATGACCTGAAGTTTTATGCAAATGATGCTGATTATTTTTATGTTCTTTTTTTCCAGATTCAGAAATTTTTAATTTAAGGTATTTAATTAAAGCAAGTATGACAAATACAATGCCGCAGAAAATAAATAAACTCATTTTTTTCACATCAATAAGCGCAGAAAAAACAATAACAATTAGTCCTATTGCTAAATAAATATGCCAAGTTATCGAAACGTGTTTTTTTCCTTCAATTAACAAAAAATCACCTCTTAATCCAATAAATGAATTTTAAGTTTAAATTTTTAATAAATCTTTCGATAAAAATAGTTTAAAATAATAAAAAAATAACTTCCAATAAATAAACAAAACCAGAAATTAAAAAACTAAAAATAAACAAATAAGAATAAAAAAAATTATTTTAAAACAAAAAATACCCTCCTTCAATCAAAATTAAAACTTTTTCAAAGGTTCTATTTTTTCTTTTCCAAACATAAATGGCCGCAGAGCTTCAGGAATAGTTATTGTTCCATCTTTGTTCTGATAATTTTCAAGTATTGCAACCATTGCTCGAGATGTAGCTACCGCAGTATTGTTTAAAGTATGGAGTAGTCTTTTATCTCCACCTTCCTTACCACACCTAATATTTAATCTTCGTGCTTGGTAATCTGTACAATTAGAGTTTGAACATACTTCTCTATATTGTTTTTGTCGTGGCATCCAAGCTTCAACATCATATTTCTTTGAGGCAACAATTCCAATGTCTCCCGTACAAATATTTACAACTCTGTATGGAATTCCTAGCGCTTGAAATATATCTTCAGAATTTTTTAATAATTCTTCATGAAATTTCCAACTATCTTCAGGTTTACAAAAAATAAATTGTTCTACTTTGTTAAACTGATGTGTTCTAAAAAGACCTTTTTCATCTACTCCGCGAGTCCCAATTTCTCGTCTAAAAGACATAGAATAACCAACATATTTTAAAGGCAAATTTTCTTCATCAATTGTTTCATTCATAAATTGTGCTGCCATTGGATGTTCTGCAGTTGCAATCATATAGCGATCATCATCCTCAATTTTAAACATCACCGTTTCAAAATCAGCCAGATCAGTTACTCCCTCATACGCTTCTCGTCGCAACATTAATGGAGGTTCAACATAAGTATATCCCCTCTTAACTAATAACTCCGTAGCAAGTCTAATTATTGCTTGATTTAACAGCGCAAGATCTCCTTTCAAAAAATAAAATCCTTTTCCAGCAATTTTTCTACTTCGTTCAAAATCTGCAACACCTAATTCTTCCGCAATTTCTGCATGAGTTTTAAGTTCAAAGTCAAAAGTTTTTGGAGTGCCCCATTTTTTTACTTCTACATTCTCATTATCATCCGCACCATACGGAACTGTTTCATGAAGTAAATTTGGAATTCGCATTAAAAGAAAATCAATTCTTTCTTTCATTTGAACTACTTCTAATTCTGCTACTTCAATTTTTTGAGGAATTAGTTTAGCATCTGCAAGTTTTGCTGTTGCATTTTGACCTATTTTTTTAAGCGCAGCAATTTCTTTATTAATTTCATTTTTGTCTTTTTTGAGTTTTTGCAATTCAAATTGTTTTTTTCGCCACTCACCATCTTTTTCAAAAACTTCTTCAACCATTTTGATAAATTCAGGTTCTTTTCTTCGCTCTAAATTTTTTATAACTTCTTCTTTATTTTCTCTTATTAGTTTGATATTGAACATTTCATGCACCTCGCATAGTATTTAATTAATTATTTTACTTTATTTAAAAATTTTTGCACTATAGGGTCTATAATTGGCAATATATTTCTTAAGTCATTTTGTATATTTTTATTAGCTGCAGCCACAACAACTGGTTTCCCATTAAATCCTATACCCAAATCTGCTTCTTTTAACATAGGTATGTCATTTGCACCATCTCCAACTGCAACCGTTATTTTTGCACCCCAATGCAATGCAGCATTTCTTAACAACAAATCTTTATTTCCATTCACATTTAACTTAAATTCTCCAGTCAATACTCCACCCACTACTTCCAACTTATTTGCCACAAAAAAATCAACGCCCAATTTATCTGCTATAACTTCTGCAACTAGTTCAAATCCTCCAGTTATAATCCCAATTTTAAATCCTTTTTTTTTCAAAACATTAATTGTTCTTTGTGCGCCCTGCATTAAAGGAAGTTCATGCGCGATCTCAACTATTTTTTCAACACCTATTCCTCGTAAAAGATTTAATCTCATTTTAACTGCTTCTTCAAAATCTAATTTACCATTCATTGCAGCATCAGTTATTTCTTTTACTTCTTTGACAACTCCAATCTCTTTTGCAATAACTTCTAATGTTTCACAGGCAAGCAAAGTCCCATCCATATCAAATATGACAAGAGGGACAACCACCTTTTGTATTTTTTTCAGTTTTTATATATCCATTTTTTTCATTTATTTTTATTTGTCTTATTTGTTTCATTTTTCATTTCCTCACATATTTTTTAATTTTTTAATAGAATTCTAACTAGCTCTTTACAATCAAAAACAAAATAAGAACAATCCAAATACAACATAGATTATTCTAACTTCTTAAACATAATTGCATTAAGAACTCTCAGAATTTTAAACAATGATCAATCGCTTACTGCGAACTACTCGAACTAGAAACTAGATAAACCAATAGAAATTCAAAATAATTAACATAATTTTCTAAATTCATAAACAACTCATACGCACTCATCATATTTAAATCTTTTGTTTTCATTACTCATCAATAGCTAAAAAACATAAAATTTATAACAAACATACCAAAAATTAGAACCATGCAAAATCCAACTATAGATTCTGGAATTCGAAAAGCATTTGAAACAAGAGCAGAAGATACACTATGGAGAATAGGATTACTACATGCACCAAATAGACCTGAATTACTAACAGAAGCACAAGCATATGTTTCTCAAGGACTAATTGATGAAACTCATTTAGAAACTGCAATTAAATTACATCACGACAGAAGAGAGCTAGTTTGGGGAAATAGAGATATTAAACTACATCCAGGACAAGATTTAGGCGCATTTACAGAAGAAACAGTCAGAGAAATGGATGGTTTTGATCAATTTTTTAAATCAACTCCACACATATGGACTGGCTCTGTTTTAGATATTGGATGTTGCAATACAGAAACAAGAACTAGACTTAGATCAATTTATCCACACACAACATACACAGGACTTGATTTATTTGAACAAGAAGGAGTTGACATAGTTCATGATGCCAGAAAAAAATTACCATTTCAAGATCAAGAATTTGACGTAATTTCTGTGCACAATATGATGCTAATAGGATTATTTAATACAGGATTTTTTCCAAATCTATTCAGCGGAAATATTAATAATTGGACAAAACCGCTCAAAGATACAGGTTATTTTGTTGCTTCATGCACCATGCAAAATCCAAGCGTACAAAAAAAATGGTATGAAACAATAAAAAGAACATTTAAAATCACTGAAGAATTTAGATATTCGGGAATGCTTGATTTTAGAGATAGAGAGCACAAAACACCATATGTCAAAATATATGTTATTTGTGAAAAAAAATAATTAATATCCAATCCAAAAAAAAGCTCCAAAATAAGAAAATTTAATAAACAAAAAACTTTCTTTTTAAAAATATGAAAAAACCACCTAAAAAGTTCTCTGAAAAAACTCAATTTTTTGCAAAATCTTTTGAGGACGATTTTATTCTAAAAACGTTAAAAGAAAAAGAAAAAATTAATTATCAATCAATTCACAATATAATTAAAACAAACACAATAAAACCTAATACTAAAAGTTTTGGCAGGGAACGTCGATTAGCCTGTTCTTTTTTACACGAAAACTATCTAAAAACATATAGATCACAAGGTTTAATTTTTACTACAAATAAAAAACCAGATTTCATTTATCCATTCGATTTAGTTCTTTTATCTGATGCTAAAAAAATAATTGTCCAATACTATCGAATTCAAAATAATCTCCACATTTATTATAACCACAATTTAATCCCAGGATTCAAAAAGTTTGTATTCGAAAACATACCCAGTTTATTAAAAAAATTCCCAACTCTTAACATAGTATGGGATCAAGTAAATAAATTTAGAACAACAAATAATCACAAAACACTTTCAAAACAAAAACACAAATTAATAGAATATAATGAGGTAATCCATCACACTCCAATCAAAATAACCCCCATCGCAATTTTTGGTTATAAAAAAATAGCTAGAGAAATTGCAAAGCAACACTCCCTACCCCATTTTACTTCTGCAAAAAAGTTTTATGAGTCATTAAAAAAATAAAAAAAATAAAAATCAAAAAATAAATTAATTTAATCAAACATATAATTTGATCTCATCACCATTTTTAATATGCCTTAGAAGAACTTTACCAATATTGTTATCTTTTTTAATTTTAATTATTGCTTTTTTACTAACCTTTACTTCTAGCAAAAATTCTCCTTCAACATATACATCTACAAGTTCGTTTTGATACATCGAATCCAAAAATAATTGTATTGTTTTTTTGCTAACTTCCATATCAAAAGTTATTTCTTGTCCAAGATCTCTTTGCTCATCAACTTCGTCAGCCGCTAATGCTTGCACATCAATTTTCATACCTAATTTTTCTTCAAGTGCAATTACTGTTTTTCCTTGTTTGCCAATAACTGTTGCCATATCACTTTCAGGAACTTTAATAGTGCATTTCCGATCAGATTTCATTTCTACAACAACTGACTTCGCATATTTTTGAACTGCTTTTTCTATTTCTTGTTTTGCAAGTGCTTGAACAGGCGAGTCTCCTGAATCTAAATCTTCTTCAGTTACGGGAACTACAACTGTTGATTCACCATAAGAATAAATTTCATACTCAAGTTTTCCAGTTAAAAAATCAAAAACACAAACAATAGGTCGTGCAAGATCTGCTTCAGTCATCCCGCTTGGAACTTTAACTTTCATTTCAATCTCAAATACTTTTCCAATTCCCCCATCTTTGATAAAAAGAACTGTATCTATTACTTGAGGAATCACACCAAGTTCTAATCGTCCAATAAATCTTTGAATTGCATCAATTGCATTAGTTGCATGAACAACACCTACAAGTCCAACTCCTGCAAGTCTCATATCTGCAAATAGACTAAAATCTTGAGTATTTCGCATTTCATCAAATATTGTATAATCAGGCCTGCATAACAATAAAATATCATGAATTTCTTCTGGACTTCCATGACTTATTGCATATTGAGTTATTTCTTCAGGCAATACTAAATCTCGAGGAGCTTCTACAGTTTTAACAATTTTTCCCAAGTTCGCATAAAATTCTGCCAAAGCTTGTGCAAAAGTAGATTTTCCTTGTCCGGGTGCTCCCGCAATAAGTATTCCTTCTGCTTGAGTTTCAATTCGCTCCATTATTTTTTGAGGAACCTCATAATCTTCTAAACTCAATTTTTTTACTGGCCTTACTGCAGTTATCTCCCACCCATCAGAAAATGGAGGTTTTGTAATA
It contains:
- a CDS encoding histidine phosphatase family protein, which codes for MKLIIVRHGETKDNIEGITQGQSDSQLTQKGIDQAKKVAISLKDEKLDFAYSSDLSRTMNTAKEIIQFHQNLALIKNSELREQNKGVYERLPRYVINEAVESVGLPYYKFRPLDGESVLEVNDRIKKFLEELKSKHDKETILVVGHGVPIACMLVNLLNEKIVNFAKFLPIENTGIFVININGMGIGDLIKQNCSKHLITSPIYNP
- the serS gene encoding serine--tRNA ligase, with the protein product MFNIKLIRENKEEVIKNLERRKEPEFIKMVEEVFEKDGEWRKKQFELQKLKKDKNEINKEIAALKKIGQNATAKLADAKLIPQKIEVAELEVVQMKERIDFLLMRIPNLLHETVPYGADDNENVEVKKWGTPKTFDFELKTHAEIAEELGVADFERSRKIAGKGFYFLKGDLALLNQAIIRLATELLVKRGYTYVEPPLMLRREAYEGVTDLADFETVMFKIEDDDRYMIATAEHPMAAQFMNETIDEENLPLKYVGYSMSFRREIGTRGVDEKGLFRTHQFNKVEQFIFCKPEDSWKFHEELLKNSEDIFQALGIPYRVVNICTGDIGIVASKKYDVEAWMPRQKQYREVCSNSNCTDYQARRLNIRCGKEGGDKRLLHTLNNTAVATSRAMVAILENYQNKDGTITIPEALRPFMFGKEKIEPLKKF
- the serB gene encoding phosphoserine phosphatase SerB; amino-acid sequence: MVVPLVIFDMDGTLLACETLEVIAKEIGVVKEVKEITDAAMNGKLDFEEAVKMRLNLLRGIGVEKIVEIAHELPLMQGAQRTINVLKKKGFKIGIITGGFELVAEVIADKLGVDFFVANKLEVVGGVLTGEFKLNVNGNKDLLLRNAALHWGAKITVAVGDGANDIPMLKEADLGIGFNGKPVVVAAANKNIQNDLRNILPIIDPIVQKFLNKVK
- the tadA gene encoding Flp pilus assembly complex ATPase component TadA — protein: MDPKFEKITPDTSVLIDGILSKLIRTKKISPVEVIFHEAVLAELEHQANENRTTGILGLEELKKVRELGLELGFEVKFTGSRPTLYQIKDAKLGEIDAMIRDLAWETNSCLVTSDKIQAKVAESKGILCEYVPKTQKITKLKLDQFFDEQTMSVHLRELVLPYAKKGRPGAWTFEAVRETKLTNKEIKEISDEIIEEAERRQDSFLEIERKGSLIIQLGNYRIVITKPPFSDGWEITAVRPVKKLSLEDYEVPQKIMERIETQAEGILIAGAPGQGKSTFAQALAEFYANLGKIVKTVEAPRDLVLPEEITQYAISHGSPEEIHDILLLCRPDYTIFDEMRNTQDFSLFADMRLAGVGLVGVVHATNAIDAIQRFIGRLELGVIPQVIDTVLFIKDGGIGKVFEIEMKVKVPSGMTEADLARPIVCVFDFLTGKLEYEIYSYGESTVVVPVTEEDLDSGDSPVQALAKQEIEKAVQKYAKSVVVEMKSDRKCTIKVPESDMATVIGKQGKTVIALEEKLGMKIDVQALAADEVDEQRDLGQEITFDMEVSKKTIQLFLDSMYQNELVDVYVEGEFLLEVKVSKKAIIKIKKDNNIGKVLLRHIKNGDEIKLYV